In the Corynebacterium anserum genome, TGATTCAGGTTGGTGCGGAGGGTGGTGGATTGACTGCGGTAGGTGGTGAATGCGGTGTGGAGCAGTCACGCAGACAGTCTGCTGGCGCTCGGCCACTCAATCCGTGGCTGTGACATTGAGTGTGACATCGGGTTGAAGAAACATACTGCTGGAGTGAAAACTGCTTTGCTAGTAACCCTAGACAAAATCGATGACAAAACCGGCGACAAAACCATTGACAAACTACTTTTGTTAGCAATCCTCAACGCGTCAAGGTATCCGCATAAGGGGAGGGCCCGGGTGCAACACGCAACCTAAGGCTTGACAAACCCTGGGGGAGAGCGCGTAGGTTGGCACGCCATGGGTGCCGAGGAACGCCCTCGGTTAAGCATTCCCGCCTCGAAGACAAGCACGATCACTCGAGCAAAATCAACGAGATACGCAGGAGTACATAACCTGATGACTTCCATAAAGACTGCACGCAATCTGTTAATCGGTACAGGAATTGCAGCCGGCGCAGCACTCGCAGTAGCACCAGGCGCTAGCGCGGCAACTGTCTCACAATGGGATCAAGTGGCAGCATGTGAGTCCGGTGGCGATTGGCACATCAACACCGGCAACGGTTACTACGGTGGTCTGCAGTTTTCCGCTAGTACATGGAGTGGTTTTGGTGGCCAGCAGTATGCGCCAACCGCTGACCAGGCAACTAAGGAACAACAGATTGAAATTGCCGAAAAGGTTTTGGCATCACAGGGAGCTGGCGCGTGGCCCAATTGTGGTGGTCCCGTAGCAGGTGGCTAATTTACACAGCGAGTGAGAGGCACCTGGCTACCAAATGAGAGTTGGCTGTTTCTGCTCAGTCTGAGTTTCGTCGACGCTCGACAAGAGATTCACACCCGTGGGAGACAGAGGTGTGAGAATCTCTTGCCGAGCGTTTTACTTGGTGCAGGGCGTATGCCCCGCGCAACGGGTAGGGAAAGCTGTCAGGAGCATGAGCGAGAGTTTCGCGATGGTTTCCACCCTCCTTCTAGCTGCATTTGTGCGATGGCGAAACTGGCATGTGTGTGGTGACTTGTGGGACGGAAGTTACAACTGCCGGAGGAATCGGTAGCATCGGAGGACGAACGCGAGGCGAACGCCGGTGTATAAGCACGTGGAAACGTGTGAACGTAGAAACCAAACATGGTAACTGCGATATTGGCGTAGATGACTTCCTCATGAAAGGAACGCGAAGACAATGAGTAACCCACATAACTACGATCGCTACGCCGATTATGACGACCAGACTCGGCAGTTCAACCCTCATCAGGGAGGCTCGGGTGACTATCAGGGTCAGGGTCGGGAATATCCTCAGCAAAACTATGATGGCTATAACGGGTACGGCAATGGTCGCCCAAACTACGGTGGATCACGGAATGGGTATCCGCAGAATTACGGTCCTGGCCCCCAGGGTGCCCCGCGGAGCCCACAGGGTGTTCCTCAGGGAGGGTCTCAAGGGCGTCCACAAAACTGGGGTAAGCAGGATCGTTCCGGTTTGATCGCTGGGCGTTTTGATGCCAAGAAGGTCATCGTCAACCTCATCGTGCTTGGCATCTTGGCTGCGGCTGTCACGTTCGCTGCCGTTTTTGTGGTGGATCTCATCGTGAGTCAATTCAGCGGCTCCTACAGTATGGGCACTCCAGGTGAGGCAATCGTGGTTGGAGCTATTGCTGGGTTGGTTGGTGTATTTGCTGGTCTGCTCTACATACCGGTTGTGGGCACTGGTAATGAGCACCTATTCGGTTTGGCCGTGATCGCCTTAGCCGTGGTAGCCGCGGTGGTGTGGGTATTATTCGGTGGGTTACTTGATGGCGATTGGACTACTCTCATCACACTGACTGGGATCATCGGTACAGCGACTACAGCACTGGCGACGCGTGCTCGCATCGAAGCCGCCGATGTGACAATACGCCGCTAATTCCGATGTGACTATGCCTCATCCGTGTCGTCCGTAGGTATCCGGTATGAACTAGGGTGTAAGCCGATACGGACTAGGGGCTGTATTCAATACAACTCTGTAGCCGGGAGCCGCCGGGGGGAGCGGCTCGCCTATGGAACCCCTACGGCAGGTATTCCTCCGGAATATCCAGCGCCAGCAGATCGTCCCGGGTCTTGTTGGATTTTTCCAGCACAGCTTTGCAGACGTGTTTCATTTGTTCTTTAGGGTGAGGGATGCGTCGCTGTTCTGACATCAAAACGGTCAGCACCTCTGGCTGTTCTTTGAACGCGTGCCAGATGAGAGTGGTTGCCATCGCTTCCAGCACCATTCCGCGAGGTCGTTTCGCCTGCTGCGGTTGTTCTGCGCGTTGACCACCACCGCGCGGACGGACGTGCATATCCTGCTGCCCGATGCCTGCCACAGACCCATCGCGATTCATCACCATACAGGTGTAGGCAACGTTGCAGTACCCATCTTGTTCGATGGTTTCGCGTACCCACTGTTCATGCTCTGAAGTGAACTCGATATCCATGTAGGCTCCATCGCGCCCAGGAGCCAGGTATTGGAACTTACCTGTCCGAGTCCATACTTCGAATTCCTTGCCCATAATGCGTGCGGCGATGCCGCCGAAAAGGAAATCAGTCATGGAATAGAGCGCGCCGCCGAATGCCGCTCCATGCATGTTGGCGTTCCAGAATTTCAGGTTCAGCTCCACCCTTGCCCGACGCCAATCTTCCGAAATCTCAGTGATCCGAATACCTGAGCCAAGTAATGGTGGCCAGATGTTCATCAGACGCTGCAGCTTCTTCGGATCTTCCATTGCCTGAGCGGTGAGTGTGCCGGGAAGGTCATGGAGCGCCGCTTGAACATCCGTGATGAGCTTCTTCGGCTTATTCAGCAGTGAGTGGAGAAAAGTGTTATTTGTGGAATTCATGGGTAGAGCCCCTTGATCAGAGAGATGCAACATCGGGGAGTTGCTGCACCGCCGTGCCGTCATTGATGGACTTTAGCGCAGGGATGATGCGATCCATTGCCCACATCAGGGATGCCGCAGATGACAGGGAAGTGGCGTTCGATTCATTTTCGCCGATACGTAAGGTGCGCTTGTCTTTCACCACGGGCAATTCTTTATAGCCGGGGACATTATCTGGGTTGCCGTCAATAGCCCACATGAGCATGAAATCTGCGTTGAGCAGGTCGACGTTTTCCGCGGAGATGGAGGTGCGTGCATCACCCTTCGCCGCCTGAACTTGCTTCTCTGGCACCTTCATACCCAAGGAGGAGAGGATTTCGTTGGATGGGTCGTTTTGATCAGCCACCACGCTGAAAGATCCACCGACGTACATTCCCCAGGTGAAGGTCTTGCCTTGAAGGTTTGGCAAGTCTTTCTTATTCTCGGCAAATTTGTCGTCGACGGTTTTTACGAGTTGTTCGGCTTGCTCCTCCTTGCCGGTGATGCGACCGGCTAGCCGAGTGATCTCGTGCCAATCATCCACACCAGTATCCTTTTGAAGCACAGGCACTGTGGGGGCAATGTCGCTGAGCCGGTCATAGAACTTCTTGTCCGGTACCCAACCCGCGAGGATCACGTCAGGTTTCAAAGCCAGGATCTTCTCGATGGAGACGTCGTTCATATCCATGCCGTATTCGATCCGTTCCGTGTCCGTGAACGCGGAAGCATCTTGCCATGGGAAGCGCTGCGTACCATTCATGGAGGTGGATACCACTTCAGCGGTGATCGGTACGTCAAGAGACATGAGGGCGTCTGTCCATGTCGAAGACATCGTCACGATGCGCTTGGGATTCTTAGGAACGTCGGTTTGTCCCATGCTATGCGTGATCGTGATGGTGGAGTTGTTGGCTTCGGCGTTGGTGTGGTTGGTGGCGTCGCTGCAGGCCACAGTGCCGAAGGTGACGGCGCTGACAGCGAGCGCGGCGGCGAGTGCGCGGCGTGTTTTGGAAGCAAAAGTCATGCTGGGATTATATCTACTTGCTGTGTGTATGACCGTTGAACCTGAAAAGATTCACAGGTTTACTCCGGCCGAATAGATCGCTAGATAGATCCGGCTGTGGTTATTGTTGCTGATATGCCAAGTAGATTTTCGGTTGATGAACAGGCCGCCGCACTGGGAACGTATCCGCGTTGGCTGCGCCTGGTACAGCCCCTCATTCTGATCGCGGGAGTGATTATTGGCGCAATCATGGTGACCCGCGGTGTTCGGCACGCTGAAACTCAGTATCTGCTGGATGTTGGTGTGTTCCAGGATGCCGGCCGTGCATTGCTCAACGGAGATCCTTTTTATTCGGATGCTTTCCCCACGCGCAGTGGTTTCCGCTTCATCTATCCTCCGTTTGCCGCCCTACTGTTTGTGCCTCTGGCATGGATGGATGAAGAGACGATGGAGTTTGTGTGGACACTGTGCACGTATGCGGCGGTGTTCCTCGTTGTGTGGATGGGGACGAAGCGAATGGGTTTGCGGGGCTCCTTCCTATGGGCACTGGGACTGGCTGGTTGTGCTTTTGCTTTGGAGCCGATTCGCTCGCACGTGATGTATGGCCAGATCAATATTTTTCTGATCTTGTTCGTTACCGCAGATGTGCTGGGGTTCACGCCACGGAAGATTCGTGGTATTGGCATCGGAGTTGCGGCGGGAATCAAGATCACCCCGGCAGCGTTTGCGTTGGTTTTTTTGGTGCGTAAGGATTATTGGTCACTGCTGCGCTCTTTCCTGTTCTTCTTCCTCACGGCTGTGATTGGTTTTGTGGTTCGTGTGAACGACTCGGTGTACTTCTGGACCACTGAGTTCTTTTCATCGGAGCGTGGCGGACCTCCTCCATATCCACCGAACCAGTCTTTGACTGGACTAATTGCTCGTCTAGGTGTAGACGAGCATGTCGCTTTGGCCATCATGAAGCCGGGCTTTGTTCTTATTGCCGTTCTGTGCGTGTGGGGGGCATGGCGTTTTGAACGAGCGGGACATCCAATGCATGCGTTGGTGCTGGTGATCCTGGGGATCGTATTGGCTGGACCGTTGGCTGTGACGCATCACTGGGCTGGAATTGTCTTGCTGCTGCCATTGCTGTTCCGCCCGATCAATAGGTGGGTGGCTTTGTTCATTGTGATCAGCCTTGTTGCCCACTTTTGTGGCTTCCACGATGTGTATCCGGAAGGACAGCCGTTTTATAGTTTCAAGTTCCCGCAATATTTCATCGGCAATGCTCAGGGGCTGACTGGCCTGGTGCTGTTTATCGTGTTGTTGTGCTCTGCGGGAAGAGCCAAGCCAGTAGCGAAATGTGACAACTGAGGAGCCCATCGGTGATGTCTTGATGGTTTATTAGGGTGGGTGCATGACGAATAGAAGTCACACACGTTATCGCATGGAAGGCAATAACCCTCTAGGGGCTACGTGTATAGCCCTGTGTGCAGCCATTGTCGCCGCCGGCATAGCACTTGCGGGGTGCGGTGAGCGTGAGGGCCAGGTTCCGCCAGACGCTGCGCGGACATCGGCACAGCTATCAGAGCGATCTTCTTTCTCAGAGGGTGGCGGCGAAGCGATGGGTGTGGGGGAGGCTTCAGAAGATCCGGAAGGTAGCGCTGCTGAGCAGAACGGCCCAGAGCAGCCTGCTTCGGGGGATCCTGGTGCCTTGGCACGTCAAGAGTTGGGCACGTTGCAAATTAAAGGCCGCGCACCAAAGCAGGGATATTCGCGTGATCAGTTTGGTCAGCGGTGGAAAGACATTGACCATAATGGCTGTGATCAGCGCAATGATGTGCTTGCGCGTGATTTACAGGATGTGGATGCGCCGGGCGGTTGCAAGGTGCTGAGTGGCGTGCTGCATGATCCGTACACGGGGCAGACCATTAACTTCGTCCGTGGACAGGAAACCTCCGCGTTGGTGCAAATTGATCATGTGGTGGCGATGGCTGATGCGTGGCAAAAGGGGGCTCAGGGGTGGACGCCCGAGCGGAGGGAGGAGTTCGGCAATGATCTAGAGAATTTGCTGGCGGTCGATGGGCCGCAGAATCAGAAGAAGGGTGCAGGAGACGCGGCGACTTGGCTTCCGCCGAACAAGAATTTCCGCTGCCAGTACGTGAGTAGGCAGATTCATGTAAAAGCCAAGTATGGCTTATGGGTTACCCCTGCGGAACACGACGCAATGATTCGCGAGTTGGATCAGTGCTGACGGTTGGTAGTGGCCGACTTTCTTGAGAGAGTTGGCCTTTACTTTTATCTACAGTGGCTCCGGCGCTTGTCGTGGCCATTATCTGGTCTGGCGGGGTCAGGAGTGGAAAACCGTAGAGGAAAAAATTACCACTGAGTTCCTCGTTCTTTTTAGAGTTTCCTCATCACCTTTGCTGGAGTGCCTGCGGCAAAACAATGATCAGGAATATCGCGTGTCACTACGCTTCCTGCGCCAATGACACTGTTGTTCCCAATGCTTACGCCGGGGCATATCGTTACACCCCCGCCGAGCCACACATTGTCACCGATGGTGATAGGTGCTCCATATTCCCAGCCGGATGCTCGGAGTGCGTGATTATCCATGGGGTGTAACGCTGCGAGGAATTGTGCCCGAGGACCGATTTGGCAGTCGTTGCCGATCGTGATCGGGCAGATGTCCAGGAAGATTGCGTCGAAGTTGATAAAGACGTTTTCTCCGATATGGATGTTGTGGCCGTAATCTACCGTAAGCGGCGCCATGATTGTTGCTGACCGGGGATAGGTAGCCAGTAATGATTCGAGGGTTGCCTCGCGGCTGTCTGTGTCGGTGAGATCCAGGCGATTGAATTGTTGAGCAGAGGACTTCCCGCGCAAGCTCAATTCCTGGATGTGCGGGTCGCTCGCGTGATAGAGCAACCCGGCGTTCATGCGTGCGAGCATGGCCTGCGGGTTGTCTTCTTTTTCCTTATCGACGCGTGCAGTCAGCTCCTCTGGTGTGAGTTTCAGTTCTTCGGTTAGCTTGCGTGACACGTTTCCGGGAGTGTTCATGCGTGCCATTGTTCCAGAAGGTGGACGGGCGAGAATGGACAGAGCGGTGAGCTTTTGTGCGCGCGGATGGCCATTGCTGCACAACATTGATGTGGGATCGGGCAAAGTGAGCTTTTGTGCGCGCGGATGGCCACAGTGATGTCTTACGCCGTCGGATGTGCCAAAGGAATGCACAAAAGTGAACAGCTTGGTCTATTCTGGGTGGAGTGTTTCCACCGTGGAGACGGTAACAACCACCTTCAAGGAGAATGACGAGAGACATGACCGATCACATCAGCGACACAACTCGCCACGGTGACGACATCACGAAGTGCGGCGGTGGCTTTGATACTGCGGCCATCCACGCCGGTTATGAACCCGATGAGTCTATGGGGTCTATCAACATCCCCATTTACGCTTCCACGACTTTTGCACAAAACGCTCCGAATGACCTTCGCGGAGGTTTTGAATATGGGCGGGTGGCAAATCCGACCGTCGTTTCTCTCGCGAATACAATCGCCGCACTTGAAGGTGCCCAGTACGGCAAGATCTTTGGCTCGGGGATGGCTGCCACTGACCTGCTGTTGCGAGCACTGCTTCGTCCCGGTGATCACTTGATCATGGGGCACGACGCCTATGGAGGTACATATCGGCTGATCGCTTCGGTGTTTGCGGATTGGGGGGTGGAATTCACCGTGGTGGACACCACCAAACCAGAGCAGGTGGGCGCCGCGATTCAACCCAACACGAAGCTGGTGTGGATCGAGACGCCAACGAATCCGCTGCTCGCCATAACGGACATCGCAGCGGTGGCGTCGGTAATAAAGACCAGTAACGCAGTACAGAGCGCCAACGCAAAGCTCATCGTCGACAACACATTTGCTAGCCCGTACCTACAACGTCCGTTGGAGCTGGGCGCGGATGTGGTTTTGCATTCCACAACGAAGTACATTGGCGGCCACTCGGACGTTGTGGGTGGTGCGGTGGTGTCCAACGACTCACAGCTAGACGAACAACTCGACTTTCTGCTGGGCGGAGCTGGACCTATCGCTAGCCCTTTCGATGCGTATCTCACGGCTCGTGGAGTGAAAACCCTCGGCGTACGGATGGACCGTCACTGTTCCAACGCACAGATAATCGCGGAGTATTTGGCTGCCCGGAACGAGGTCGTAGAGGTACTGTACCCGGGCTTACCGTCCCATCCGGGCCACGAGGTGGCCAAAAAGCAGTCCACCGGTAAAGGTTTTGGAGGAATGGTTTCCATCCGTTTGCGGGACGAGGCCACTGCACTGAAGTTCGTACAATCCACCAATCTCATTTGCCTTGCAGAGAGCCTGGGTGGGGTGGAGTCCTTACTGGAACATCCTGCGACGATGACGCATCAGTCTGTAGCAGGTTCTCAACTGGAAGTTCCACGGGATCTGGTGCGTATCTCTGTTGGTATCGAGAATGTAGAGGACTTGATCGCGGACTTGGATACTGCTCTTGAATCCCTGGGTTCGTCCTAACACTACTCCCCACGATCGCGGTGTCACCACGGCGTCACTATAGCGTCCTGAGACGGGTGACCCTGCCTCTGGGATTGCGCGTGATTGAGCTTTGTGAGCCAGCTGACGTGCGGCGGCAGCGTGGCAAAAGCCTGATTGCCCATAGGCAGCGGGTGCGGGGTAATGGGAGTAACGTGGGTGTATGGCTGATCCAAATGAGAACACAAATCTGGCATTTGATCCGACTCATGTGACGCACATTCGCCCGGAGCGTAAAGCGGAGGTTGGCGTGATTAACGCGTTGGTTATGCAGGCCTTCGCAGACCTCCCTGACGGCGACGGTCACCAGAGCTTCGTGGTGGAGAAGCTACGCAACGATGGGGATCTGACGTTTAGTTTCGTATCCATTAATGAAGGCCGTCCGGTGGGGCACATCGCCGTATTCCCCGTGGAGGTCACTGCTGAGGATGGGAAGACCAAGATTGATGGCGTGTATGCACTTGGTCCCGTGGCTGTGCTCCCGGATTTGCAGAGCGCAGGACACGGCTCTGCACTGGTCAATCATGCGATTGGAGCCTTGCACGGACTTGGTGCCAAAGGCGTGGTGGTCTACGGAGACGTAGACTTCTTTGCTCGGTTTGGTTTCTCTAAGGCAGAGACTCTGGTTTACCCAGGCCATGATGCCGATGCTTTCCAAGCTCTGTCCCTCGACGGTGAGAAATTGCCACAGGGCACTGTGAGATTCCCCGCTGCCTATGAAGGTGAGTAGTTTACGATTGGTGTCATGGTTGATCTTCCACAGCACATGACAGCGATCCGCCAGCGTGCTCATGGCGGCCCCGAGGTTCTCCAGGTGGAGCATGAGATTGAGGTTCCTGTTCCTGCTCCGGGGCAGGTTCTGGTTCGTCTGGAAGCCACGGGGGTGAATTTCATCGATACCTATTTCCGCGAGGGACTGTACCCCGCGGAGCTGCCATTTATCCCCGGCCAAGAGGGTGTGGGCGAGGTTGTTGCTCATGGCCCTTCATCCGTGAACAAGACTGAGGAAGACTTTCCGCCGGTGGGCTCGCGCGTAGCGTTTTGCGACGCCATCGGTGGCACCTACTCTGAGTACTGCCTCGTGCGGGCAGACCGTGTGGTGGAAGTACCGGAAGGTATGGATAAGGAAGTTGCGGCGTCGGTGACATTACAGGGGATTACAGCGCATTATTTGGCGCGGGGTGTCTACCCGTTAGAGGAGGGGTCCACGTGTGTGATCACAGCAGGTGCAGGGGGCGTGGGACAGCTACTCACTCAGCTGGCTAAGTACCTGGGCGCCACGGTGATTTCTCTGGTCAGCAACGACGCCAAAGAAGAGATCTCGACGGCGGCTGGCGCGGATCATGTGCTGCGTTACGAGGAGTATTCCGGTGACCGCGTGCGTGAACTCACCGGTGGGGTGGGGGTAGATGTGGTGTACGACGGTGTGGGAGCCACCACTTTCGCCACCAGTTTGGAGTGTATCCGCCCAACGGGAGTGATGTGCTTGTTCGGTGCCGCGAGTGGACCGGTGGATCCCATTGATCCCCAGATTTTGAATAAACACGGCAGCTTGTTCCTCACTCGCCCGGGCATTAACGCGTGGACGTCCCGGAAGGGCGAGTTCGCTATGCGTGCAGGGGAAATTCTACGGTTGATCAACGAGGGTGTGCTGAAGGTGAACGTGGGGGCCACCTATCCATTGGCAGATGCCCGGAAAGCACATGAGGACTTGCAGGGTCGCAAAACTACCGGTTCTGTGGTGCTGATCCCCTAATCTCGTTGTGTACTAGCTCCCTCGTGGGCATTCTTACTGTCTCTTTTGACCCCTGTGCCCCTTTGCGGGGATTTTCTTTTCCGCGGGGGCGGTGTGGCTGTGAGGTAGCCGGTTCTGCAGCGAAGTTGACTGCATCTTCTCTGCATCTTTTCCTCACAATCTTCTCCCCACAGGGCGGGGTTGCTTACTACGATGGGCTCCATGAGCATCAAGAACCGTTATGAGTCCCTGAACACTGCCGATCGTGTGGCTGTTGTCACCGGTGCGAGCGCCGGTATTGGTGCGTCTGCCGCCGAGTTTCTTGCAGCTGATGGTTGGCATGTGGTGCTGGCTGCTCGCCGAGAGGATAAGCTGCACGAGGTGGCGGCACGCATTGAGAATGAGGGTGGTACGGCGAGTGTTCTGCCTCTGGATGTGACAGACCAGAACTCCATCGATTCCTTCGCTAAGCAGCTCAAAGAGATTACCGGTGGCAAGCTGGACTTGTTGGTTAATAACGCGGGTGGGGCGCGTGGTCTCGATTCGGTTCTCGACGCCAACAGTGACGACTGGCGATGGATGTACGAAACGAATGTGATGGGTACCTTGCAGGTGACCCGAGCGCTGTTTGATCTGTTGAAGGCTACCGATGCACCGCAGGTAATCAACGTGGTGTCTATGGCCGGGCGCGCCGCCTACCGTGGCGGAGCCGGATATAACGCTGCTAAGTTCGGTGAGACGGCGTTGACAGACGTGATGCGCATGGAGTTTGCTGAGTATGGGGTGCGTGTCTGCCAACTGGATCCAGGCCGAGTTGCTACGGATTTCTCCCTCAACCGCTTCAAGGGCGATGAAGAAAAAGCTGCTGCGGTCTACGCTGATGTGTTGAATCTTGTGGCTGATGATATGGGTGAGACGGTGCGATGGTTGGCGTCACGGCCACGGCACATGGACGTGGAAACCATATTGATTAAGCCGTTGGATCAGGTATAGGCGCTCGGTGGGTAGGGGATTCGCTTATCAAGCTTCGGTCTGGATGGACGGTAAGCTTTGAGGGCTGCGGTAAAGTTGGGGATCATGTGGAAACGCAAGTCCTCGAAACCTAGCGAAGAAAAGGCGATCAAGGTTTCGCCTACCCACATTAAGCCGGTGGCTAGGCCGGCTAATCGCCCGGCGGCGCACAGCTCGGCAGTGAAGAAAGCCGGTGAGATTTCTGTGGAGAAGCCCGCTGTTGTTGGTGCAGCGAAAACAGCGGGAGGGGAGGGAAAGCCTGCTGAAGAGAAATCC is a window encoding:
- a CDS encoding transglycosylase family protein, which codes for MTSIKTARNLLIGTGIAAGAALAVAPGASAATVSQWDQVAACESGGDWHINTGNGYYGGLQFSASTWSGFGGQQYAPTADQATKEQQIEIAEKVLASQGAGAWPNCGGPVAGG
- a CDS encoding PaaI family thioesterase, with the translated sequence MNSTNNTFLHSLLNKPKKLITDVQAALHDLPGTLTAQAMEDPKKLQRLMNIWPPLLGSGIRITEISEDWRRARVELNLKFWNANMHGAAFGGALYSMTDFLFGGIAARIMGKEFEVWTRTGKFQYLAPGRDGAYMDIEFTSEHEQWVRETIEQDGYCNVAYTCMVMNRDGSVAGIGQQDMHVRPRGGGQRAEQPQQAKRPRGMVLEAMATTLIWHAFKEQPEVLTVLMSEQRRIPHPKEQMKHVCKAVLEKSNKTRDDLLALDIPEEYLP
- a CDS encoding ABC transporter substrate-binding protein; this encodes MTFASKTRRALAAALAVSAVTFGTVACSDATNHTNAEANNSTITITHSMGQTDVPKNPKRIVTMSSTWTDALMSLDVPITAEVVSTSMNGTQRFPWQDASAFTDTERIEYGMDMNDVSIEKILALKPDVILAGWVPDKKFYDRLSDIAPTVPVLQKDTGVDDWHEITRLAGRITGKEEQAEQLVKTVDDKFAENKKDLPNLQGKTFTWGMYVGGSFSVVADQNDPSNEILSSLGMKVPEKQVQAAKGDARTSISAENVDLLNADFMLMWAIDGNPDNVPGYKELPVVKDKRTLRIGENESNATSLSSAASLMWAMDRIIPALKSINDGTAVQQLPDVASL
- a CDS encoding glycosyltransferase family 87 protein, with the translated sequence MPSRFSVDEQAAALGTYPRWLRLVQPLILIAGVIIGAIMVTRGVRHAETQYLLDVGVFQDAGRALLNGDPFYSDAFPTRSGFRFIYPPFAALLFVPLAWMDEETMEFVWTLCTYAAVFLVVWMGTKRMGLRGSFLWALGLAGCAFALEPIRSHVMYGQINIFLILFVTADVLGFTPRKIRGIGIGVAAGIKITPAAFALVFLVRKDYWSLLRSFLFFFLTAVIGFVVRVNDSVYFWTTEFFSSERGGPPPYPPNQSLTGLIARLGVDEHVALAIMKPGFVLIAVLCVWGAWRFERAGHPMHALVLVILGIVLAGPLAVTHHWAGIVLLLPLLFRPINRWVALFIVISLVAHFCGFHDVYPEGQPFYSFKFPQYFIGNAQGLTGLVLFIVLLCSAGRAKPVAKCDN
- a CDS encoding HNH endonuclease family protein — its product is MTNRSHTRYRMEGNNPLGATCIALCAAIVAAGIALAGCGEREGQVPPDAARTSAQLSERSSFSEGGGEAMGVGEASEDPEGSAAEQNGPEQPASGDPGALARQELGTLQIKGRAPKQGYSRDQFGQRWKDIDHNGCDQRNDVLARDLQDVDAPGGCKVLSGVLHDPYTGQTINFVRGQETSALVQIDHVVAMADAWQKGAQGWTPERREEFGNDLENLLAVDGPQNQKKGAGDAATWLPPNKNFRCQYVSRQIHVKAKYGLWVTPAEHDAMIRELDQC
- a CDS encoding sugar O-acetyltransferase; protein product: MNTPGNVSRKLTEELKLTPEELTARVDKEKEDNPQAMLARMNAGLLYHASDPHIQELSLRGKSSAQQFNRLDLTDTDSREATLESLLATYPRSATIMAPLTVDYGHNIHIGENVFINFDAIFLDICPITIGNDCQIGPRAQFLAALHPMDNHALRASGWEYGAPITIGDNVWLGGGVTICPGVSIGNNSVIGAGSVVTRDIPDHCFAAGTPAKVMRKL
- a CDS encoding cystathionine gamma-synthase, with amino-acid sequence MTDHISDTTRHGDDITKCGGGFDTAAIHAGYEPDESMGSINIPIYASTTFAQNAPNDLRGGFEYGRVANPTVVSLANTIAALEGAQYGKIFGSGMAATDLLLRALLRPGDHLIMGHDAYGGTYRLIASVFADWGVEFTVVDTTKPEQVGAAIQPNTKLVWIETPTNPLLAITDIAAVASVIKTSNAVQSANAKLIVDNTFASPYLQRPLELGADVVLHSTTKYIGGHSDVVGGAVVSNDSQLDEQLDFLLGGAGPIASPFDAYLTARGVKTLGVRMDRHCSNAQIIAEYLAARNEVVEVLYPGLPSHPGHEVAKKQSTGKGFGGMVSIRLRDEATALKFVQSTNLICLAESLGGVESLLEHPATMTHQSVAGSQLEVPRDLVRISVGIENVEDLIADLDTALESLGSS
- a CDS encoding GNAT family N-acetyltransferase, which translates into the protein MADPNENTNLAFDPTHVTHIRPERKAEVGVINALVMQAFADLPDGDGHQSFVVEKLRNDGDLTFSFVSINEGRPVGHIAVFPVEVTAEDGKTKIDGVYALGPVAVLPDLQSAGHGSALVNHAIGALHGLGAKGVVVYGDVDFFARFGFSKAETLVYPGHDADAFQALSLDGEKLPQGTVRFPAAYEGE
- a CDS encoding quinone oxidoreductase family protein, with product MTAIRQRAHGGPEVLQVEHEIEVPVPAPGQVLVRLEATGVNFIDTYFREGLYPAELPFIPGQEGVGEVVAHGPSSVNKTEEDFPPVGSRVAFCDAIGGTYSEYCLVRADRVVEVPEGMDKEVAASVTLQGITAHYLARGVYPLEEGSTCVITAGAGGVGQLLTQLAKYLGATVISLVSNDAKEEISTAAGADHVLRYEEYSGDRVRELTGGVGVDVVYDGVGATTFATSLECIRPTGVMCLFGAASGPVDPIDPQILNKHGSLFLTRPGINAWTSRKGEFAMRAGEILRLINEGVLKVNVGATYPLADARKAHEDLQGRKTTGSVVLIP
- a CDS encoding SDR family oxidoreductase; the protein is MSIKNRYESLNTADRVAVVTGASAGIGASAAEFLAADGWHVVLAARREDKLHEVAARIENEGGTASVLPLDVTDQNSIDSFAKQLKEITGGKLDLLVNNAGGARGLDSVLDANSDDWRWMYETNVMGTLQVTRALFDLLKATDAPQVINVVSMAGRAAYRGGAGYNAAKFGETALTDVMRMEFAEYGVRVCQLDPGRVATDFSLNRFKGDEEKAAAVYADVLNLVADDMGETVRWLASRPRHMDVETILIKPLDQV